One Xyrauchen texanus isolate HMW12.3.18 chromosome 26, RBS_HiC_50CHRs, whole genome shotgun sequence genomic window, TGCAGATTGGCGATAGTGATGTGTGATTCAttgaaagaatcatttgagtcgaatattttaaatttgattcATTTGAACTGAATAAAGTTTCAAAAAGAGGTCTGAATGATTCGTTTTGCAAAtcatgaatctgaatcaaaatcacaagcgaaGCACGCGCTAGATTACCTTTCCCTCATCTGTCTCCCGtggggaagacaagaaactgctcatttaaacttaaacattatgaaagctgtgaaataatgaagttATGTGCGATCAGTCTCCCGCTTATCCAGGACACCTGGTCATATACAAGTCAATCACATGagttcacattttacatttaaccaaggtacgatgtgtatgaataattaccagcgCTCATGAACATTTCcaactatttttatattttatgaagatggaTGAATGGTCTGTGCATAAGAAAAATAGTTTTCTGGTGGTTGATAAACTGTAATATTTACTTTGTAGAGTATTTATGCTACATTATGAGCTAACTAGGGTTTTCTGGACGGTTGTTAGGacatgctatgcagttgtcaaggcaATCTCTTCTATGTGTTTTGgcgcattgctacagtatgtcgTCGGCAGGTTGTTGATATgctgttgttttctgtttttagaACATTGCTCTgaagttgccagggtgttgtaggtggttgctaTGTTGTTGTTTTAACTTTATCTTTAGCACATTTCTCTGAAGTTGctatgttgttgttttaaacTTTGTCTTTAGCACATTGCTCTGAAGTTGCCacagtgttctaggtggttgacaggttgttgctatgctgttgtaaagttgttttaactcctttttagcacattgctatgcagttgccatcgtgttctgggtggttgcttattggcccaaataAAAAGAGCCCATCCCCACAATTCTCTGTTCTGATCACTAATATGACTCAACTCTCTCCTTCAGTGTTCCAGTTTTTATGGTCTGTGGTGTTCATTTACACTCATCCTATAAATATAATTCTGATGAGAGTTGAAtgtgccattaaagggatagtttatttaaaaatgaaagttctctcataattttctcaccctcattcgatcctagatgtgtatgaatttcatatttttttcctgcataacacaaaaaaaagaaagggaaaaaaaaagattttcagaagaatattgctgttattgtaggtcagttcaatgtaagtgaatggtggccagactttttaaagctccataaagcacataaatgcagtataagactaatccataagactcaagtttcctcaatgtcttctgaaccgattcaattggttttgggtgagaatagaccaaaatacaACTCGTTTTCgactataaaccttgacattagcagtctccttggcaatcagaatttcaagcttgattacacttcatatAGTGCCAACTAGAGCTCTacatcaagcactagaaagtgaaaatgagcttgaaatcatgatcatgcctataGATTGCAATGGCATGATATGCACTGAAAATTAGAAATAGttttgttttcacccaaaaccgactgaatcgcttctgaggacatggatttaaccactgtagtagtatggataactttatgctcccttaatgtgctttttgtagcttgaaatgtctggccaccattcacttgcattgaattgacctataaagctgaaatattcttataaaattgttgtgttctgcagaagaaagtcatacacatctgggttggcatgagggtttgtaaatgagcaccaccaatcaaataagttgcctTGAGTGTAATGTACTGTTCCGTAATTTTATGCAATTTGCTTTtcacttttgatacttaagtaaatttaaaatcaattacatacttttacttaagtcgttttctcatgagctacttttacttgagtcaatttccatgaaggtATCTTACATTTACTCCAGGGTGACAAATGGATACTTTTATACAACACCTGTCAAAGTGCCTCAGTGTGGTTTGGGTGGGCAGCAGGACAGGAAGGGTGGAATTTTTCAGATCCCTGTTAAGAGGGGCTGTGATTCACCCCTTACCTTTAGGCCATGGGAGCACAGGACAAACCCATATGCTAAATTTAATGCTGAGTTTCACATGCCTCCCAGGCCTCACGCTTTGCCCTACTGACatagaatcatgttgaattgtaGGGGTGATGGATGCAttgttctctctttctcattGCCACTTTTGTGTTATTGCTCAGTTATTCCAAACCAAGGGTATGTTTACCCTAGTGGTACTTATGTGGGTTCCACTACTTGGAAAGATtcactttttaaataattaaaacagaaaTGACAACTttaaaatattagggctgtcaaaaatTGAAAACCGTGCTAAAGGCCTTCATAGTGCAGATGTGAAGGTTTAACATGTTGTTCTGTCTACAGGACTGGCCGTTTGATGACGGCGCTCCCCCTCCCTCTAAAGTTGTAGAGGACTGGCTCAGTCTACTGAAGAGACGTTTCATGGAAGAGCCCGGCTGCTGTGTGGCTGTTCACTGCGTGGCCGGTCTCGGAAGGTCAGTTAATGTGCTTGCAGAAACAAAATCGCAAGACCTGAAGATTTCAACATACCGGTTAGCTGTTTTATACCCAGCTCTGATAACTCAAAGGGAAATGGGTTAATTTCTCATCTTGTGGACAAACAAGTAAGCCCACCTCTAGTGTTGTGTTCTAGACTTTAATCTGGAGAAGAATGTGGACTGTGTGTGATATAGAACATGGTGCACCTCTGGGTTCTCATGAGACTCATCTCCTCTTTTAACCATGGACAAATTTAATTGTCTCTAATGCACTAAAATCGTACTTTTGCCTTCATGGTGAGTGAGAGGTGCTGTCTGGAGGTTTTTAAGGGGACAGAGTGCACCGCCAAAGTCAACAGTCTCATTAGTGCACTTATTCGGCTACGATCCCACTGTGTTTTTAGGGCTATCGGGGTGAGGGCTGAAGACAAAACAGGAAGTTGCTTTTTTTAcgagcatttatttttattgtcctTCTCAAAAGTGTGCTCTTTCCATGACCTTTATGGCAGGCTGTCTATCCCACATGACAAAGATTATTTAGCCATAAGTGACACTAATGGTTGTATTTTTGTTCAGTCCCATTTTTGATCAAATGGCTCTTTTAGTTTGGTATAAAGTGTTGTTTGCCTTCAAAATTCAGTCCCATTGATTTCCTTTGCTGGCAGCACTAACACAGAAAAATCATCACTGGCAGACAAAAACAAAGTGTTGTTCTTTAAAACAATGTTCAACAACACATTCTGTAACACAGCAGCTAAATGTTACTATTGTTTGTATCAAGCTAAAACTAATATGCTAATGAACgccctcatttatttaaatattaatataaatatcagTGAATTAAATGAAACCAATGGTGTAtagcctttaaaggaatagttcacacaaaaattataattgttttccagGTAATTAACATTCAGTAATAAAGACCAAATTCAAAAGACTTTGGGTTCTGCCATGAATTCCTTTTGCTAGCATCACCACAGAAAACTCAACACTGTTCTCAAACCCACTATTCCACAACATAACAGACTATCACAGTTATAAATATGGAATAATATGTGTCTCATAAGGTGCTCCTGAAGATAATGTATTTATGATCTATTGGTGCGCATACAGACAAAGCATAACACCACAAAATATGGCTATTAAACAACAAGTGACGTTAGGAAGAGGAGGTAGTCTGACCTCGCTGCTTTCATCTTTTGGGCGGTAAAAATCTGTCTCTGACGCACTTTATCCACTTCCGAAGGGAATCGACCTCAACTCTTAAATGAGTGCCAGAGTTTTTTGGCCCGACTCATTTATCTTCATCCAATTCAGATGGCAAGTACTGTTCAGAGCTTGGGATACACCATATGATTGAGCATTCTTGCCTTTACAGTGTATGTTTTAAAGTGGAGTTTTGATAATTAGTGGTGTATGCTAATGTAAGCCTCACTACtgtattactattgctcatatggTGGCGTATGGATTTTAACAAACCTTTAaccataaatattacatttaggcATGTAACTCATCTGTGCAGACTTGAACTGATTCCTCAAATTATGTGGCTTTGTGTTGCAGTGTTTCGTTTATCAGTTTGATCTCACTGAGtgtgttttttatataactttCTGCAGAGCTCCAGTACTAGTGGCTGTGGCTCTGATTGAGAGTGGGATGAAGTATGAAGATGCCATCCAGTTCATCAGACAGTACGTACAGCTTTCTCTTGACTTCATTCAAGGACGACAATCCTTGAGTTCACCACATTCATATAAGTGGATCTTTAAAGATTTATGTAAAGCTTTCAGTCACAGCACTTTCTAAAATACCTTTTTCTTAACAGGACTAAGCTTAAAGCTTTGAGCACGAAGATACACACTAAAGTCAGACAAGCTTTACAGAATGACGAATTAGAGATATCTGCTAACAGCGTGATTTtcagtaaaatgcactttaataaactggtaaaaaatttaagaaatgtaatgtgtACATTGGCTGGAATAAAGAGTCTCAACAATCAAGCCACAACTCaatagaaataaaccacaacacatctTAATTAAACCACAGCACTACTAAATTCAACCACAACCCGatagaaataaaccacaacacgatagaaataaaccacaacccgatagaaataaaccacaacccgatagaaataaaccacaacacatctTAATTAAACCACAGCACTACTAAATTCAACCACAACCCGatagaaataaaccacaacactaCTAAATTCAACCACAACCCGatagaaataaaccacaacacaatagaaataaaccacaacacaatagaaataaaccacaacacatctTAATTAAACCACAGCACTACTAAATTCAACCACAACCCGatagaaataaaccacaacacaatagaaataaaccacaacacaatagaaataaaccacaacacatctTAATTAAACCACAGCACTACTAAATTCAACCACAACCCGatagaaataaaccacaacacaatagaaataaaccacaacacatctTAATTAAACCACAGCACTACTAAATTCAACCACAACCCGatagaaataaaccacaacacaatagaaataaaccacaacccgatagaaataaaccacaacacaatagaaataaaccacaacacaatagaaataaaccacaacacaatagaaataaaccacaacacaatagaaataaaccacaacacatctGAATTcaaccacaacacaatagaaataaaccacaacacatctgaaataaaccacaacacaatagaaataaaccacaacacatctAAATTAAACCATAACCCAgtagaaataaaccacaacactaCTAAATTCAACCACAACACTACTAAATTCAACCACAACACTACTAAATTcaaccacaacacaatagaaataaaccacaacacaacttaATTAAACCACAATCCAATAGAAATgaaccacaacacaatagaaatgaaccacaacacaatagaaataaaccacaacacatctTAATTAAACCACAGCACTACTAAATTCAACCACAACCCGATAGAAATAAACCACAACCCaatagaaataaaccacaacccaatagaaataaaccacaacccgatagaaataaaccacaacccgatagaaataaaccacaacccgatagaaataaaccacaacacaatagaaataaaccacaacacatctAAATTAAACCATAACCCAgtagaaataaaccacaacactaCTAAATTcaaccacaacacaatagaaataaaccacaacacaatagaaataaaccacaacacaatagaaataaaccacaacacaatagaaataaaccacaacacaatagaaataaaccacaacacaatagaaataaaccacaacacatctGAATTcaaccacaacacaatagaaataaaccacaacacaactaaattcaaccacaacacaacttaattaaaccacaacacaatagaaataaaccacaacacaatagaaataaaccacaacacaatagaaataaaccacaacacaatagaaataaaccacaacacatctGAATTcaaccacaacacaatagaaataaaccacaacacatctgaaataaaccacaacacaatagaaataaaccacaacacatctAAATTAAACCATAACCCAgtagaaataaaccacaacactaCTAAATTCAACCACAACACTACTAAATTCAACCACAACACTACTAAATTcaaccacaacacaatagaaataaaccacaacacaactaaattcaACCACAACACAACTTAATTAAACCACAATCCAATAGAAATGAACCACAACACATCTAAATTcaaccacaacacaatagaaataaaccacaacacaatagaaataaaccacaacacaatagaaataaaccacaacacatctAAATTAAACCATAACCCAATAGAAATCAACCACAACACATCTAAATTcaaccacaacacaatagaaataaaccacaacacatctaaattaaaccacaacacaatagaaataaaccacaacacaactaaattcaaccacaacacaatagaaataaaccacaacacatctaaattaaaccacaacccaatagaaataaaccacaacacatctAATTAAACCATAACCAAATAGAAATCAACCACGACACATCTAAATTCACACTACTAAATTAAAACACAACCCaatagaaataaaccacaacacatctAAATTcaaccacaacacaatagaaataaaccacaacactaCTAAATTAAACCACAACCCAATAGAAATGAACCACAACCCaatagaaataaaccacaacacatccAAATTCAACCACAACACATCCAAATTCAACCACAACACATCCAAATTCAACCACAACACATCCAAATTcaaccacaacacaatagaaataaaccacaacacatccAAATTCAACCACAACACAGTAGAAATAAACCACGACGCATCCAAATTCAACCACGACACAATAGAAATAAACCACATCTAAATTCAACCACAacacattataaataaaccacaacacatttAAGAAACCACACAACTAATTGAAGGCACAAAACAAAATttgtaagaaaataaatatctgtaaaaataCTGATCTTATTTTCCCTGAAGTGCTCTGGACATGAAATACCTGGTTGGGTTTCTACCAGAACACTTATTGCAGTGCTGTTGTTTATTCCTGTTgtattttcagcttttatttgctttactAATTGGATTTTGTTGTGCAACCCTGGGCCACTGTAAAATATTGCACAGAATTTAATATGCTGTTTATTTTACCATTTGGTTCCCCAAGAACATGTCATTAAACTAGCTTTGTTATCCTTTTCTCACGACTTGAATGTGACTTGTACAAGAGTATATATGGACGTGTaactatatttctataattattttttttgtctatgAAATCCTGTTTACCATCCAAACACAGGACTTTCATGGACTTGCATTAGAAAAGAGCATATTCTCTGATAATATGACAGACGGCAACAGTTTCTGttggggcttagcgaagggtcagttGTAAGATAAATCAGCATTGTAACCGTCATCTGTACAACTTAAATTGCTAATAGCTCTTTCTTTGATTTTCACAGGAAGCGCAGGGGTGCAATAAACAGCAAGCAGCTTTCCTATCTAGAGAAATATCGGCCCAAACAGAGACTGCGCTACAAGCACACGCACATTTTCAAGAACAAGTGCTGCATCATGTAACCACATCCTCACCCCAACCACGTTAAACCGGATGGACTAAGCCACAACTGATGCACTTCGCTGATTTGCCATTCAAATACAAACTGATTCCATCTGGTTGAAGTTGAATACCCCACTGGTGCCTAAATCCTCACTCTGTGGAGTGGATACTGCCATGACCTTTCTAAGATGCACGGCTCTAAGGTCACTAAAAGGCTGCGTATATCCAAGGTCAATGAGCTACGCCAAAGGCAACCTTTGACCCTGCACCAGGACTAATCTTGCCTCAAATGATTGTGATTTGTCTGAAAGAGCCAGCTGGTGTGAAAACAATGTGAATTGTGGAAAAATGTGTGCTTTCTCGCtctcttgtttttgtttctacCACATCCCCGCTCTGCCCCACCAGGAGTCAGATTTTTAGATGACTACGGTTAATACTTTCAGTTTTTAGCACAAATCATTTCACTTCTGACAACCGTGATGCTTTGATGTTTTGTGAGCAAACAATGGTAAAGGTGGGAAGATGAAGGGCTCATGTGAACAGTATTTCTGTTGCTTAAACCAGCTCTCTGCTGTTTCCAGTACAATTGAGTACCAGAGATTAAATGGTTTCTGAAAAATAGATGGAGGCTCATGAATTAAACCAGGAGAATGCTTATGCGTATATATGTGCTTAACTTGTCAATCAAATTTTGGTTTATTGGAGAAGTTTTTATGTATTAGGAAGATTGCAGggctgaattaaagggatagtttatccaaaatgGTTGTTTCAGGCCCATATGATTAACGTTCTTCCATAAAGCATAAAGGGAGAACTCTTGAAGAATGTTTATGCTGCGGTCTTCCATACAGTTAAAAGTGGATGGAAaaagggctgtcaagctccaaaaaggacaccaTACAAGTAGTCAATACAACTTTTGCACTTTATTCTAGGCCTTCTAAAGCCAcacgatagctttgtgtaaggaataAACTGAATTGTAATctatattcactgaaaatcatgcttgacagacatggtcaccattcacttgtattgtatggacaagaGCAGCTTGTACATTCTGCCataaataactccttttgtgttccatagaaggaAAGTCATGTCTTTTGTGACCCAGGAtcagttaatgatgacagaattaacttTTTGGATGACCTAtcacttttaaatgtttaaacctTTCAGGACTCTGTGAAAGTTATGTGTTGACTAGTTGAACTGTACAATAATGTACCTCCATTCAGGTCAACAGGCATCAGGTGGTAAAAAGTGGCTCTTTATGGATGAATTATGAGATTGTGGTTTGAAGTTgcttttctctgtttttttttttaagaacaccTCCAGCTGCATAATACAAATAAAGGCTATTGCAACAAGAATCAggacttgtttttttatttttgtatgaaatGACCATGTCATGTGTAAGTTTACAGATTTTCAGAATAATCCCATTCTGCCATCTGTAGGATGAGAACTTGAAATGTCCTTGCTTAAACAGGTGTAACAGCATTCGTCGCTAGTGAAGAACAGACATCCCATAAGGAATTCTATaaaatttcttaaaataaagaaaagtatCCATCTAAACTGGCAAAAGGAAAGTTTCAGTGCACTTGCTTTCCATAGGCTTCTTGGTATATGCTACTTAACATGCATCACATGCTAAATTTAGGACTGATAAACAATATCATTTCTTATTGCCTTCAGGAGATTTTTTAGGAATTGAATCGATTAGAATAAAAAGTTCTGCTTAGTTTGAATTGTTTAGAATATAatagtttttttactttttgttgtcagtgtttgtatatataaaaatatacacacTACTGGCCAACGTTTTGAAAtgcttgactgaaatgtttctcatgatcttaaaaatcttttgatctgaaggctgtagcctatgcttaaatgtttaaattagttttgtagacaaaaatgttattgtgccaccatattcatttatttcattataaaactaaaagtaaaaaaataataataaagaaaagcaggcaataagtgcccaacataggctgttaaaaagcatcccagggtgattcctcaagaagttgtttgagaaaatgtcaagagttcatgtctgcacattctagacaaagggtgaaaactttgaagatgctaaaatataacactgttttcatttatttagaattttgtttagtcacaacataattcccatagttccatttatgttattccatagatgactttattattattataacgtgaagaaagaaaaaataattatatatatatatataataaagaatgagtaagaaCCTTTGAACTGtagtatgtataatatatatatatatatagatatatagatatataatcacacacacaccgatgatccaaaacattatgaccgcttacaggtgaaactaataacttTGATAATATCCTAACAAGACCAATGTCAAGGTCTaagtagattagatggtaagtgaacaataaCTTCTCAATTAACTTGTAACTAATCAACAAGTTGCATGCTGGAGTAAAGACCTAGtgtgacaagggccaaattgttgtggccagacgacagtggtctgaggagggttGGGTGCCCAATAGAAGGTCTACTGTGACatgtcacaacatgtttttaatgatggttactgtCATGAACGGAGTCAACACCGTGTGTGCTTTGACATGGAAACAGgttaataatgaaaatgtaaagcGCTAAGTCCTTTATTTGCTATACTCTGCTCATGTCAACTTTCGACCAATCAACACTAATGACATCCTCCTTTTAAAAGAAACTGCTGAATTTAATCCTGTGTTCTCTAATCAATTTACTCACCAAGCATGAAATATGAGTCGCAAGAAACACAAATTCAATTGGTCACTACATTAAGCTAATTCATAACGgcattactttctttttttcaggCTTGTGCATATTATGTGAATacagaacacattttaattaactTCTTCATTAAACACTCTTTGTTTCCCCTTTTTTTCAAGGGGATCAATAGTTCATTTCAAGACTTAAGAGTCCGGTTTGTGGTATAAAGAGCATGGAACAATTTATAAATTCAGTCCCTGAACAGTCTTGCACACTCCCTGAGCAAGTTACTGTAGCTGACACTCTGGTGAGATGGCACATGTAAGACCAGCATGTGTCTGTGTAGATGTCTTTTGTGTCAAGTTGGGTGTATCCTGTGTCTGTGTGGGCATACTTATTCCACTGACATCCATAAGGTCCATGAATTCAGGATCCAAAGTGTGTTCTGGCACTGCTGAATGAACGTGTACTTTCTGAAGGTGATGGTGATTTCTCCTGATCAGCCTCCCTTCAGGCATTTTTACTACATAAGACCTTAGAAAAAGGACCCTTAACACGGACAGCCTTAATGCAGGTACATTTCTTACTCCATTTTGGCAGTTGTAGAAGAATGATTTTgccagggcatctgcattctgactTTTTTCATCTTCAGGCCAGGTAGGTTTCAGATTCCCCTCCAGGGTAGGGAGGAGTTCTGCTGGACACAGATAGGGTGGCCCTGTAAGACACTAGAGCCAACAGGGGTCCTTTTGTCTCTAAATGTTCTTGGCCACCTCTACGGCCATTGCTTTGTTGGAAGTGTGGACTTGAAGTAACATGGAAAAAGTTATTCTTTAATGAAGTCACAGAATTCTTTACTAGAAAACTGTGGTCCATTGTCACACGATTCCAAAATGAGCAAAGGTGGTTTTGAGTTTTCTGACTCTCTGTTTTCTGAGAGAACAGAGAGTAACTGGATCTTAATATATATCTGGAGTAGTATTATGATACTACCAGGTAATGGCATTTATTGAGTTTGCACAGGTCTACAGCTATCTTCTCCCAGGGCCAACAGGGTAATTCACTTGAAATCAATGGATCTTTGCACTGTGCTGCCCTTATCTCACTGCAGTATGAGCACTCCTGCACATGCTGTTTAATGTCCTGTGAGATTTTAGGCCACCAAACTGACTGGTAAGGTCTTTCACAAAACTTGTGTAGGCCTTGATGTCCATCATGTCAAGGGTTTATTCCCTCATACAAATAGGAATAACTAAACGTCTTCCTCTCACTACAAATCCTTGGTGTGCAGACAGCTCTCCTCTCACCTGAAAATACTCTTGGATGGCTTCTGTTGCACTTGCTGCATACTCTGGCCAACTGTTCCTGGTGAACCAGAGGACTGACTGCAGCTGGCTGTCTGATTCAGTGGAGCAAATGAACATTTGCTCCATTTCTCTGTGAGTTGCAGGTAGGTTACTGACAACAGAAGTGATGTATGCAGTTACTTCGTTATGCCTGTCAGTGCTGTCGGTGGTGTGGTCTGGCATCAGCtatagccagggctggactggttatctggcataccaggcatttttccggtgggccgatgcactttggggctgatcagaggtggactggccatcgggagaaccgtgcgggctggtgggtcggccgcgaaatgtgccgaacgggccgcgataagctaaaatgacccTCCTCgttatacagaacggaccacaaaatggtgccgcgatatgcagaaaaagacccccccacccccccaccccctgctcaacaacttttgagcCAGTTGCcgtgtaaaatcccaggccgatttctcttcccaatccagccctggCTACAGCCATTGTCTTCCCAGGAGCATACTCTACAATGCAACTGTATCGTATTAGCCATATTGAAAGCCTTTGGCACCTGAAACGAACATTATTAAGGTCTTTACTGTTGATGAGTGGGACATACAACCGTTTATACAAAAATGCCATactttgttttatagaaatcatattACA contains:
- the LOC127620321 gene encoding protein tyrosine phosphatase type IVA 3-like, with the translated sequence MARMNRPAPVEVCYKNMRFLITHNPTNSTLNSFLEDLKKYGATTVVRVCEVTYDKTPLESDGITVVDWPFDDGAPPPSKVVEDWLSLLKRRFMEEPGCCVAVHCVAGLGRAPVLVAVALIESGMKYEDAIQFIRQKRRGAINSKQLSYLEKYRPKQRLRYKHTHIFKNKCCIM